A single region of the Streptomyces vilmorinianum genome encodes:
- a CDS encoding glycoside hydrolase family 32 protein gives MTTTGPDPHLPAVHLRPPRGWVNDPNGLVFHDGRYHVFFQYNPHSARHQDMHWGHFTSTDLLHWEPLPIALAPDPAPDGDDAGGVWSGNAVSHEGRLSVFYAARHPDRWYQPVAGAVSTDGITFTKHTDLLVPEPPDGLVMFRDPYVWRDGDRWRMLVGAALADGRGAAVQYTSDDLEKWTHQGIFFASAPRPLAGGADTEEGWECAQYAPFGDGRGAFLVSAWDPEEGARCTAAWTGHEAAGGFGGGFGGAFEPDGEPRRLDHGPDFYAPALLPAPDGRTLMWAWSWEARDEPRVGAPSAWTDAAGWAGMLTLPRELSLTAEGRLAQRPARELLGLRGARLLESSSASGPADLGPIGPATDLVARLEGDAGLRVVTSADGAEYLEIRRDPGTGEIAVDRTHASLDPRARRGHWRLPGPRGDAPAELRVLLDHSIAELFTAEGEALTVRFYPVGGAAWRLRSTGTSTSHCTVDAWELGSRFGSCNGP, from the coding sequence ATGACGACCACCGGACCGGATCCCCATCTGCCGGCCGTCCACCTGCGCCCCCCGCGCGGCTGGGTCAACGACCCCAACGGCCTGGTCTTCCACGACGGCCGCTACCACGTCTTCTTCCAGTACAACCCCCACAGCGCCCGCCACCAGGACATGCACTGGGGCCACTTCACGAGCACCGACCTGCTCCACTGGGAGCCGCTGCCGATCGCCCTCGCCCCGGACCCGGCCCCGGACGGGGACGACGCCGGCGGAGTGTGGTCCGGCAACGCCGTCTCCCACGAGGGGCGCCTGAGCGTCTTCTACGCGGCCAGACACCCCGACCGCTGGTACCAGCCCGTCGCCGGAGCCGTCTCGACGGACGGGATCACCTTCACCAAACACACGGACCTGCTCGTACCCGAGCCGCCCGACGGCCTGGTGATGTTCCGTGACCCCTACGTGTGGCGGGACGGCGACCGCTGGCGGATGCTCGTCGGCGCGGCCCTCGCCGACGGGCGGGGCGCCGCCGTCCAGTACACGTCGGACGACCTGGAGAAGTGGACCCACCAGGGCATCTTCTTCGCGAGCGCTCCCCGGCCCCTCGCGGGAGGCGCGGACACGGAGGAGGGCTGGGAGTGCGCCCAGTACGCGCCTTTCGGGGACGGCCGCGGCGCGTTCCTGGTCTCCGCGTGGGACCCGGAGGAGGGAGCGCGGTGCACGGCGGCCTGGACCGGGCACGAGGCCGCCGGCGGCTTCGGGGGCGGCTTCGGGGGCGCCTTCGAGCCGGACGGGGAACCCCGGCGTCTCGACCACGGGCCGGACTTCTACGCGCCCGCCCTGCTGCCCGCCCCCGACGGACGCACGCTGATGTGGGCCTGGAGCTGGGAGGCCCGCGACGAGCCGCGGGTCGGTGCGCCGAGCGCGTGGACGGACGCGGCCGGCTGGGCGGGGATGCTCACCCTGCCGCGCGAACTGAGCCTCACGGCCGAGGGCCGCCTCGCCCAGCGCCCCGCCCGTGAACTCCTCGGACTGCGCGGCGCCCGCCTCCTGGAGTCCTCCTCGGCCAGCGGCCCGGCGGACCTGGGCCCGATCGGCCCCGCGACGGACCTGGTGGCACGGCTGGAGGGCGACGCCGGACTCCGCGTGGTGACCTCGGCCGACGGCGCCGAGTACCTGGAGATCCGGCGCGACCCCGGCACCGGCGAGATCGCCGTCGACCGGACCCACGCGTCCCTCGACCCACGCGCCCGGCGGGGACACTGGCGCCTGCCCGGCCCGCGGGGAGACGCCCCGGCCGAGCTCCGCGTCCTCCTGGACCACTCGATCGCGGAGCTCTTCACCGCCGAGGGCGAGGCGCTGACCGTGCGCTTCTACCCGGTGGGCGGGGCAGCGTGGCGGCTGCGCTCGACGGGCACCAGCACCTCGCACTGCACGGTGGACGCCTGGGAACTGGGGAGTAGGTTCGGTTCCTGTAACGGACCCTGA
- a CDS encoding glycoside hydrolase family 172 protein, translating to MSPLDHLTRATSARTVRVSSWDQRGRNQDYWTTPAHSSRVLADIEGPGRITHIWMTQFCRRAYGPGLIDPLEADTVAPVMEIHNALGVNWEEPDPDYYRKVLIRITWDDEEQPAVLVPLGDFFGVGHSMPNSYQSALFTVSAKPEESLVFGGSAALNCWAPMPFDRRARIEIVNENDLPLQQYFYIDYELYPEDLPEDTLYFHARWNRSNPCNGWGPDLQTNSPEVNIVDDTGEDNYVVLDVAGRGHYVGCNLSVHHRQGSWWGEGNDMIWIDDDFREDGTTVFPPSLHGTGTEDYFNHAWGMQRNAYLYHGAIVHEGDVPGYAVNYRFHVTDPIRFEERIKVSVEHGHGNHLSDDWASTAYWYQTLPSPAASIPPVEDRLPVRPAAPARPEPSPRHGTVAEEIAEMRALRDARWQRYQERLAERTRQRGARSLAESEANVRHSADLRRRFDARTGRVAPAGD from the coding sequence CCGCACCGTCCGCGTCTCCAGCTGGGACCAGCGCGGTCGCAACCAGGACTACTGGACCACCCCCGCCCACTCCTCCCGGGTCCTCGCCGACATCGAGGGTCCGGGCCGCATCACCCACATCTGGATGACGCAGTTCTGCCGCCGCGCGTACGGCCCTGGTCTGATCGACCCGCTGGAGGCCGACACCGTCGCCCCCGTCATGGAGATCCACAACGCGCTCGGCGTCAACTGGGAGGAGCCCGACCCCGACTACTACCGCAAGGTCCTCATCCGGATCACCTGGGACGACGAGGAGCAGCCGGCCGTCCTCGTCCCCCTCGGAGACTTCTTCGGTGTCGGACACAGCATGCCCAACAGCTACCAGTCCGCCCTCTTCACCGTCTCCGCCAAGCCCGAGGAGTCGCTCGTCTTCGGCGGCAGCGCCGCCCTCAACTGCTGGGCCCCGATGCCCTTCGACCGGCGAGCCCGCATCGAGATCGTCAACGAGAACGACCTGCCGCTCCAGCAGTACTTCTACATCGACTACGAGCTGTACCCCGAGGACCTGCCCGAGGACACCCTCTACTTCCACGCCCGCTGGAACCGCAGCAACCCCTGCAACGGCTGGGGTCCCGACCTCCAGACCAACAGCCCCGAGGTGAACATCGTCGACGACACGGGCGAGGACAACTACGTCGTCCTCGACGTGGCGGGCCGGGGCCACTACGTCGGCTGCAACCTCTCCGTCCACCACCGACAGGGCAGTTGGTGGGGCGAGGGCAACGACATGATCTGGATCGACGACGACTTCCGCGAGGACGGCACCACCGTCTTCCCGCCGTCCCTGCACGGCACCGGTACGGAGGACTACTTCAACCACGCCTGGGGCATGCAGCGCAACGCGTACCTCTACCACGGGGCGATCGTCCACGAGGGAGACGTCCCCGGCTACGCCGTCAACTACCGCTTCCACGTGACCGATCCGATCCGCTTCGAGGAACGCATCAAGGTCTCCGTCGAGCACGGCCACGGCAACCATCTCTCCGACGACTGGGCCTCCACGGCGTACTGGTACCAGACGCTGCCCTCGCCGGCTGCCTCGATCCCGCCCGTCGAGGACCGCCTCCCCGTGCGTCCGGCCGCCCCGGCGCGACCCGAACCCTCCCCGCGCCACGGCACGGTCGCCGAGGAGATCGCCGAGATGCGCGCCCTGCGGGACGCGCGCTGGCAGCGCTACCAGGAACGTCTCGCGGAGCGGACCCGGCAGCGCGGCGCCCGCTCGCTCGCCGAGTCCGAGGCCAATGTGCGCCACTCCGCCGACCTCCGCCGCCGCTTCGACGCCCGGACCGGCCGCGTCGCCCCGGCCGGGGACTGA